One Purpureocillium takamizusanense chromosome 1, complete sequence genomic window carries:
- a CDS encoding Cyclin-dependent kinase (EggNog:ENOG503NTY5~COG:T) yields the protein MASKGASRWADTEEDAELDNRLKLEKEEKRRKKAAKARQLDEQKCAAAAAAATTTPRIPDDSSDRPSKRRRLTPEPGASANGGGGDDGDNDGTPATTTKAPLLRFEAGGWGRSRSVDNYEKLNDIEEGTYGWVARATDRATGKVVALKRLKTEPQDRNGVPVTGLREMQILRDCSHRNVVGLEEVVVGDDLSKLDSSIFLVLEFVEHDLKGILEDMPEPFLASEIKSLLQQLASGVAYLHDSWILHRDLKTSNLLLNNRGRLKIADFGMARYVGDPPPVRLTQLVVTLWYRAPELLLGARDYGPAVDMWSVGCVFGELLRREPLLQGANEVSQALKIFELCGPPSDDRWPGYRKLPNARSLRLPPPSSSSPHAQSSRPGFLRARFPTLTAAGVALLEALLSLDPARRPSARDVLRHEYFSQDPKPKPEGLFPTFPSKAGQERRRRPEPHAPARGQAAAALGDVDLRGIFQGRDDEERGAGFSLRLV from the exons atggcgagcaaGGGCGCGTCGAGATGGGCCGACACAGAGGAGGACGCGGAGCTCGACAACAGGCTTAAGCTCGAGAAGGAAGAGAAGCGACGCAaaaaggcggccaaggctcGCCAGCTGGACGAACAGAagtgtgccgccgccgccgctgccgccactaCCACCCCCCGAATccccgacgacagcagcgacagaCCGTCCAAGAGACGACGGCTCACGCCCGAGCCGGGCGCATcagccaacggcggcggcggcgacgacggcgataACGACGgcacgcccgcgacgacgacgaaagcGCCGCTGCTACGgttcgaggccggcggctggggcaGGAGCCGGAGCGTCGACAACTAcgagaagctcaacgacATCGAAGAGGGCACGTACGGGTgggtggcgcgggcgacggaccGGGCGACGGGCAAGGTGGTGGCGCTCAAGCGCCTCAAGACGGAGCCGCAGGACCGCAACGGCGTGCCCGTCACGGGCCTGCGCGAGATGCAGATCCTCAGGGACTGCAGCCATCGCAACGtggtcggcctcgaggaggtgGTTGTGGGCGACGACCTGTCGAAACTGGATAG ctccatcttcctcgtcctcgagttcgtcgagcacgacctcaagggcatcctcgaggaCATGCCCGAGCCCTTCCTCGCGTCCGAGATCAAGTcgctcctccagcagctcgcctcgggcgtcgcctACCTGCACGACAGCTGGATCCTGCACCGCGACCTCAAGACGTCCAACCTGCTGCTCAACAACCGCGGGCGCCTCAAGATTGCCGACTTCGGCATGGCCCGCTACGTCGGCGACCCGCCCCCCGTCCGCCTCacccagctcgtcgtcaccctcTGGTACCGCGCCcccgagctgctcctcggcgcccgcgacTACGgccccgccgtcgacatgtGGAGCGTCGGCTGCGTCttcggcgagctcctccgccgcgagCCCCTCCTCCAGGGCGCCAACGAGGTCAGCCAGGCCCTCAAGATCTTTGAGCTCTGCGGGCCCCCCTCGGACGACCGCTGGCCCGGCTACCGCAAGCTGCCCAACGCGCGCAGcctccgcctgccgccgccgtcgtcgtcatcaccgcACGCCCAGTCCTCCCGCCCGGGCTTCCTCCGCGCCCGCTTCCCCACCctgacggccgccggcgtcgccctcctcgaggcgctgctctCCCTCGatccggcccgccgcccctccgccAGGGACGTGCTGCGGCACGAGTACTTCTCCCAGGaccccaagcccaagcccgaggGCCTGTTCCCCACGTTCCCCAGCAAGGCCGGCCAGGAGCGCAGGAGGCGCCCGGAACCGCACGCGCCCGCGAGGGgccaggccgcggccgccctcggcgatgtcgacCTGCGCGGCATCTTCCAGGgcagggacgacgaggaacggGGCGCGGGCTTCTCACTGCGCTTGGTGTGA
- the DCP2 gene encoding 5'-(N(7)-methylguanosine 5'-triphospho)-[mRNA] hydrolase (COG:A~EggNog:ENOG503NYHF) has translation MAESQMQLEDWLDDLCVRFIINLPQEDLSSVARICFQVEEAQWFYEDFIRPLDPTLPSMSLRTFCLRIFQHCPLLASFSVENHTKAFEEFLQYKTRVPVRGAIMLNHAMDSVVLVKGWKKGANWSFPRGKINKDEDDLDCAVREVYEETGLDLREAGLVPIEKKPKYIEISMREQQLRLYVFRDIPMDTNFQPRTRKEISKIEWYKLSDLPAFRKKGAQNEVNGTGTAANKFYMVAPFLVPLKKWIASQKKADERRPGSGVYSYPHHHLAAEEAATTEDDAWAPARGLVPHQVPAIETLDGATQELQRLLKMQPPTQGLQLSQPSHQDKGSALLSLLQANSSGPKATPMVPQTPLDLTVTEAPQPRKPHHHTNQHPVPVYAQSHGPPPAFQLPTNGPGSWNPAQAPNPDVQRPQQGASASPAYYPASQQVSLAHPQPLPPQVQRAMFDRSAFQEGPSGIPQISQTQQQPRQPQQPQQPQQLQGGIPATTHIPHGSGPVQLSGPSMALLNAFKRDTAPAARSTHVPSSVGAEKPLRDVYPPGHALPLGLPNLLESATDHAQDQRKPSELAGSAVVGPSTQHRSALLGMFKKTTIDAAAQDGRKPEGHAVGGSGVPTVGSAEGKMLLQQLQHRGHGAPEAPSNHVPTNAAPAQHEMRSRDGRERGASYQQESRASRPPPTTQAQVHPTRILQRGQALYEEEQQPVVSPKTLSYGSPAQSRIGHVASPQTAHPVSRIGHQHGRPAEGPADQKRQLLSLFGKQKSPPAGMEAVVTAHPGSRVASMASGSGEPLFGTAAAVSASTSSRRGTETPISPADQTFLLDYLQNVTNTATR, from the exons ATGGCCGAATCACAGATGCAGTTGGAGGACT GGCTTGACGACCTCTGCGTCCGCTTCATCATTAATCTGCCTCAAGAGGACCTCTCCTCGGTCGCGCGGATCTGTTTCCAAGTTGAGGAGGCTCAATGGTTCTACGAGGATTTCATCCGCCCTCTGGACCCGACCTTGCCATCCATGTCCCTGCGAACATTCTGCCTGCGCATCTTCCAGCATTGTCCGCTATTGGCCTCCTTTTCTGTCGAAAACCACACCAAAGCCTTTGAGGAATTTTTGCAGTACAAGACGCGCGTGCCCGTTCGCGGCGCCATCATGCTGAACCATGCCATGGACTCGGTCGTCCTTGTCAAGGGCTGGAAAAAGGGCGCAAACTGGAGCTTCCCGCGGGGTAAGAtcaacaaggacgaggatgacctGGACTGTGCGGTCAGGGAAGTTTATGAAGAGACTGGTCTTGATCTTCGCGAAGCAGGTCTAGTACCGATCGAGAAGAAGCCAAAGTACATTGAGATCTCCATGCGCGAACAACAGCTTCGTCTCTACGTCTTCCGCGATATTCCGATGGACACCAACTTCCAGCCCCGAACCCGAAAAGAGATCAGCAAGATCGAATGGTACAAGCTCTCAGACCTTCCGGCCTTTCGCAAGAAGGGCGCCCAAAACGAAGTAAACGGAACCGGCACGGCAGCAAACAAATTCTACATGGTCGCTCCTTTCCTCGTACCCTTGAAGAAGTGGATTGCCTCTCAGAAGAAGGCTGATGAGCGGAGGCCAGGGAGTGGAGTCTACAGCTATCCGCACCACCATCTTGCCGCTGAGGAAGCCGCAACGACGGAAGACGATGCCTGGGCACCGGCCAGGGGACTTGTCCCGCACCAAGTCCCGGCCATTGAAACCCTCGATGGAGCCACACAGGAGCTCCAGCGCTTGCTTAAGATGCAGCCACCTACTCAGGGTCTTCAGCTATCCCAGCCATCCCACCAGGACAAGGGTAGTGCTCTTCTCTCCCTGCTACAGGCTAACAGCTCTGGTCCGAAGGCAACACCAATGGTGCCTCAGACCCCCTTGGACCTCACTGTGACCGAAGCACCACAACCTCGGAAGCCTCATCATCATACGAACCAGCACCCGGTGCCTGTATACGCACAGTCTCATGgaccgccgccagcctttCAGCTCCCAACAAATGGACCGGGTTCTTGGAACCCCGCCCAAGCGCCGAACCCCGATGTGCAACGACCCCAGCAAGgcgcatcagcatcaccTGCTTACTATCCTGCCAGTCAACAAGTCTCTCTTGCGCACCCACAACCGTTGCCTCCGCAGGTTCAAAGAGCCATGTTCGATCGGAGCGCGTTCCAAGAGGGGCCCTCGGGTATCCCCCAAATTTCGCAGACTCAGCAACAGCCACGCCAGCCTCAGCAGCCTCAGCAACCCCAACAGCTCCAGGGCGGCATCCCTGCGACGACTCATATCCCTCATGGGTCTGGCCCGGTGCAGCTCAGCGGGCCCTCCATGGCATTGTTGAATGCTTTCAAGCGAGACACCGCTCCCGCTGCGCGGTCCACCCACGTTCCCAGCAGCGTGGGGGCTGAAAAGCCTCTGCGAGATGTCTATCCGCCCGGGCATGCGTTGCCTTTAGGGCTGCCTAACCTGCTTGAAAGTGCAACCGATCACGCACAGGATCAGAGGAAGCCGTCCGAGCTTGCGGGCTCTGCTGTCGTGGGCCCTAGCACCCAACACCGATCGGCATTACTGGGAATGTTCAAAAAGACGACGAtcgatgctgctgcacaaGATGGCCGGAAACCAGAGGGCCATGCCGTTGGTGGATCCGGTGTCCCGACTGTAGGCTCGGCGGAGGGCAAGATGCTACTCCAACAGCTTCAACATCGCGGACACGGGGCTCCGGAAGCACCATCGAACCATGTGCCCACCAatgccgcgccggcgcagcaTGAAATGCGGTCCAGAGACGGGCGGGAACGTGGAGCCTCTTATCAACAAGAGTCCCGCGCAAGTCGACCGCCTCCGACAACCCAGGCGCAGGTGCATCCCACTCGTATCCTTCAACGTGGCCAGGCCCTAtacgaggaggagcagcaacCTGTTGTGTCGCCCAAGACCTTGTCGTACGGATCGCCGGCCCAATCCCGCATTGGACATGTGGCCAGCCCGCAGACGGCGCACCCCGTCTCACGGATCGGCCACCAGCATGGCCGCCCCGCCGAGGGTCCCGCGGACCAGAAGCGACAGCTGCTTTCCCTGTTTGGCAAGCAGAAgagcccgccggccggcatGGAGGCTGTTGTGACTGCGCACCCGGGGTCTCGTGTTGCCTCCATGGCCTCTGGGAGCGGTGAGCCGCTGTtcgggacggcggcggcggtgtcggcgtcaACGTCGTCTCGAAGGGGCACCGAGACGCCGATATCACCGGCGGACCAGACTTTTCTGTTGGACTACCTGCAAAATGTAACCAACACTGCAACGCGATGA
- a CDS encoding uncharacterized protein (COG:S~EggNog:ENOG503NUAD), producing the protein MIQITRDEYDGFVEIAHKYANLCQNLMCGGVGEETIQVSTYPSSAAAKLGNNAAGTYRCYSVPNAMFYQLLSNQVSSPQVKPNADGATASDGGAPLHATTRVAGGHDQPGLGPGGRQGRKRPCAGEENKKVIQPNLHLDNSSESSEEYIDTFDPAAGEEPTESGTEAASRASPRFGLEREATRSIMLVNLAERTKHADITSVVRGGMLLEVYMKPRENAAVLSFLHGVDAQAFYEHVRHYGLIIKKRRVDVKWNHFQFTLPGNTAHKISTGATRNLVIRRRNPNLTEKMIRDDLEHIHNLVVIRVEFIGESCYISTNSVNKAAFARLCLMSRRDYKGSHIEWDVDECAQPLDRMAIPNRSAPAPAAATAKSTDQGPLSNRFELLSLDN; encoded by the exons ATGATTCAGATAACCCGTGACGAGTACGATGGCTTCGTAGAGATTGCGCACAAGTACG CCAATCTGTGTCAGAACCTCATGTGCGGCGGTGTCGGAGAAGAGACGATACAGGTATCTACCTACCCATCATCGGCAGCTGCCAAACTCGGCAACAATGCAGCCGGCACTTATCGTTGCTACTCCGTCCCTAACGCCATGTTCTATCAGCTTCTTAGCAACCAGGTCTCGAGTCCGCAAGTCAAGCCAAATGCAGACGGTGCAACCGCCAGCGATGGTGGTGCCCCGCTCCATGCCACGACTCGAGTAGCTGGGGGACACGACCAGCCTGGATTGGGCCCGGGCGGTCGCCAGGGACGCAAAAGACCTTGTGCGGGTGAAGAGAACAAGAAAGTCATCCAGCCCAACCTTCATCTTGACAACTCGTCAGAGTCGTCGGAAGAATACATCGACACCTTCGACCCGGCTGCGGGAGAGGAACCGACAGAATCAGGTACAgaggccgcctcccgcgcctCCCCACGCTTCGGCTTGGAGCGCGAGGCTACCCGATCCATCATGCTGGTCAACCTGGCTGAAAGAACCAAACATGCCGACATCACTTCTGTCGTTCGGGGGGGCATGCTTCTTGAAGTTTATATGAAGCCACGTGAGAACGCGGCTGTCCTCTCTTTTCTTCATGGAGTGGATGCCCAGGCTTTCTACGAACACGTCCGCCACTACGGCCTGATCATCAAAAAACGCAGG GTTGATGTCAAGTGGAACCATTTCCAGTTCACTCTCCCCGGCAATACCGCCCACAAGATCAGCACGGGCGCTACTCGGAATCTCGTCATTCGCCGCCGAAACCCCAACCTGACGGAAAAGATGATCCGCGACGACCTGGAACACATTCACAATCTTGTCGTCATCAGGGTCGAGTTCATTGGCGAGAGCTGCTACATAAGCACCAACTCCGTCAACAAGGCTGCCTTTGCGCGCCTATGTCTCATGAGTCGACG TGATTACAAGGGCAGTCACATTGAGTGGGACGTTGACGAGTGTGCCCAGCCCCTCGACCGTATGGCCATCCCCAACCGCtctgctcccgctcccgccgctgctaCCGCCAAATCGACGGACCAGGGACCATTGTCCAACCGATTTGAACTCCTCAGCCTCGACAACTAG
- the PTM1 gene encoding Membrane protein ptm1 (TransMembrane:7 (n4-14c19/20o187-207i219-238o253-279i291-310o322-346i367-391o411-428i)~COG:U~SECRETED:SignalP(1-19~SECRETED:cutsite=ARA-LE~SECRETED:prob=0.9611)~BUSCO:EOG092625OH~EggNog:ENOG503NXD6) translates to MRSLLGLVALGLSVWTARALEVGMDETDANRQYCSGMYSRTTWGGPVDPFILVKFLHSKAPEKTDPIASLLIFEWKDKDLVGRPDPNYPGMRLLELCRDESVKQGHCNATDIGKFITTPNATDHSNALIVSKAIHLEDPKPIHYSIKKTGYYCVVTDSFSAQQYNAVTEFRNAYGELPATQIPKLPFYGGMSILYAVVLVFWGFLYYQHRHDILAVQNYITAILVFLVVEMLMTWGFYDFQNNHGSNVGSKVLLIIVGILNAARNSFSFFLLLIVCMGYGVVKPTLGRTMIYVRWLAAAHFVFGLVYSITSLVVSPESAGPFVLLIVLPLAGTLTAFYVWTLNSLNLTLKDLRERKQHAKEAMYKKLWWAILISIMVIFGFFFFNSFTFASVSDPDFVPFHWKTRWFVLDGWLNIVYFADVSWVAYVWRPTANNRRFAMSDEIAQDDDGNFEIGDIGVPDGFDDDDEEAQVGKDHAHPPPVTGITAPTAGPAGPAQTAPQRDQGRSIPRDSIDGVTIFAVGEDGDRFSDDEGSDEEDAKLVKSK, encoded by the exons ATGCGGTCATTGCTTGGTCTCGTCGCCTTGGGGCTGTCCGTctggacggcgcgggcgctcgaGGTGGGCATG GATGAGACAGATGCGAATCGTCAATACTGCTCTG GCATGTACAGTCGGACAACATGGGGCGGGCCCGTCGACCCATTCATCCTCGTCAAATTCCTCCACTCCAAGGCGCCCGAGAAGACGGACCCGATTGCAAGCTTGCTCATCTTTGAGTGGAAAGACAAGGACCTGGTTGGCCGGCCAGATCCCAACTACCCCGGAATG CGGCTGCTGGAGCTCTGCCGCGATGAGTCCGTTAAGCAGGGCCACTGCAACGCGACCGACATTGGAAAGTTCATCACGACGCCTAACGCCACCGACCATTCCAACGCCTTGATTGTATCCAAGGCCATTCACCTCGAAGACCCCAAGCCTATTCATTATTCGATCAAAAAGACGGGCTACTATTGCGTCGTTACCGACAGCTTTTCTGCCCAGCAGTACAATGCGGTCACCGAGTTCCGGAATGCGTATGGCGAGCTGCCGGCGACGCAGATCCCGAAGCTGCCCTTCTACGGCGGCATGTCGATTCTATACGCCGTGGTGCTCGTCTTCTGGGGTTTCCTATACTACCAACATCGCCATGACATAT TGGCGGTCCAAAATTACATCACAGCCAttctcgtcttcctcgtcgttgaaATGCTCATGACTTGGGGTTTCTACG ACTTCCAGAACAACCACGGCTCCAATGTGGGCTCCAAGGTACTGCTCATCATTGTCGGCATTCTCAATGCGGCTCGCAATTCGTTTTCGTTCTTCTTGCTTCTCATCGTCTGCATGGGCTACGGCGTGGTCAAGCCGACGCTGGGCCGTACCATGATCTACGTAcggtggctggctgccgctcACTTCGTGTTTGGACTTGTATACTCCATCACAAGTCTCGTTGTTTCGCCAGAGAGCGCAG GCCCGTTCGTCTTGCTCATCGTTCTTCCTCTGGCGGGCACCTTGACCGCGTTCTATGTGTGGACCCTCAACTCGCTGAACCTCACGCTCAAGGATCTGAGGGAGCGCAAGCAGCATGCCAAGGAGGCCATGTACAAGAAGCTCTGGTGGGCCATTCTGATCAGTATCATGGTCATCttcggcttcttcttcttcaacaGCTTCACCTTTGCCTCCGTCAGCGACCCCGACTTTGTCCCCTTCCACTGGAAGACGAGGTGgttcgtcctcgacggctgGCTGAACATTGTGTACTTTGCCGACGTCTCCTGGGTCGCTTACGTCTGGCGGCCCACAGCGAACAACCGTCGCTTCGCCATGAGTGACGAGATTGCccaggatgatgacggcaaCTTTGAGATTGGCGACATTGGCGTCCCCgacggcttcgacgacgacgacgaagaggctCAGGTCGGCAAGGACCAcgcgcacccgccgcctgtGACGGGCATCACGGCTCCCACGGCGGGACCGGCCGGGCCGGCACAGACCGCCCCGCAACGGGATCAGGGGCGTAGCATACCGCGCGACTCGATTGACGGGGTGACGATATTTgcggtgggcgaggacggagaCCGGTtttccgacgacgagggcagcgacgaggaggatgccaAGCTTGTAAAATCGAAATGA
- a CDS encoding uncharacterized protein (COG:S~EggNog:ENOG503NUAD) codes for MCGGVGEETIQVSTYPSSAAAKLGNNAAGTYRCYSVPNAMFYQLLSNQVSSPQVKPNADGATASDGGAPLHATTRVAGGHDQPGLGPGGRQGRKRPCAGEENKKVIQPNLHLDNSSESSEEYIDTFDPAAGEEPTESGTEAASRASPRFGLEREATRSIMLVNLAERTKHADITSVVRGGMLLEVYMKPRENAAVLSFLHGVDAQAFYEHVRHYGLIIKKRRVDVKWNHFQFTLPGNTAHKISTGATRNLVIRRRNPNLTEKMIRDDLEHIHNLVVIRVEFIGESCYISTNSVNKAAFARLCLMSRRDYKGSHIEWDVDECAQPLDRMAIPNRSAPAPAAATAKSTDQGPLSNRFELLSLDN; via the exons ATGTGCGGCGGTGTCGGAGAAGAGACGATACAGGTATCTACCTACCCATCATCGGCAGCTGCCAAACTCGGCAACAATGCAGCCGGCACTTATCGTTGCTACTCCGTCCCTAACGCCATGTTCTATCAGCTTCTTAGCAACCAGGTCTCGAGTCCGCAAGTCAAGCCAAATGCAGACGGTGCAACCGCCAGCGATGGTGGTGCCCCGCTCCATGCCACGACTCGAGTAGCTGGGGGACACGACCAGCCTGGATTGGGCCCGGGCGGTCGCCAGGGACGCAAAAGACCTTGTGCGGGTGAAGAGAACAAGAAAGTCATCCAGCCCAACCTTCATCTTGACAACTCGTCAGAGTCGTCGGAAGAATACATCGACACCTTCGACCCGGCTGCGGGAGAGGAACCGACAGAATCAGGTACAgaggccgcctcccgcgcctCCCCACGCTTCGGCTTGGAGCGCGAGGCTACCCGATCCATCATGCTGGTCAACCTGGCTGAAAGAACCAAACATGCCGACATCACTTCTGTCGTTCGGGGGGGCATGCTTCTTGAAGTTTATATGAAGCCACGTGAGAACGCGGCTGTCCTCTCTTTTCTTCATGGAGTGGATGCCCAGGCTTTCTACGAACACGTCCGCCACTACGGCCTGATCATCAAAAAACGCAGG GTTGATGTCAAGTGGAACCATTTCCAGTTCACTCTCCCCGGCAATACCGCCCACAAGATCAGCACGGGCGCTACTCGGAATCTCGTCATTCGCCGCCGAAACCCCAACCTGACGGAAAAGATGATCCGCGACGACCTGGAACACATTCACAATCTTGTCGTCATCAGGGTCGAGTTCATTGGCGAGAGCTGCTACATAAGCACCAACTCCGTCAACAAGGCTGCCTTTGCGCGCCTATGTCTCATGAGTCGACG TGATTACAAGGGCAGTCACATTGAGTGGGACGTTGACGAGTGTGCCCAGCCCCTCGACCGTATGGCCATCCCCAACCGCtctgctcccgctcccgccgctgctaCCGCCAAATCGACGGACCAGGGACCATTGTCCAACCGATTTGAACTCCTCAGCCTCGACAACTAG
- a CDS encoding uncharacterized protein (COG:H~EggNog:ENOG503NVH6) → MRPSTIAASPRALGRLSGRYFGGRGLGVRSLSQSCRLLELQQRPQQEERKWSTPLAKQLFEAISTTGPVPLASYMRMCLTGDVGGYYSGAIGEGRDQFGAKGDFITSPEISQVFGELVGVWFIAEWISQGRPKQGVQLIEVGPGRGTLMDDVLRTVQRFPAMASAVDSVFMVEASRALRDAQKTLLCGPDAPSTESKVGYHSTGKHLGKPIVWTETIKSIPIEPDKMPFIVAHEFFDALPIHAFQTAPAKQTKPAPGAVAKEQQQQQQQQGDNHGPPTLEWREMMVSPVPPAALAPPITLTTTSTTSSSSSSSSSSSSSVNDDTQAASSSPPEFQLILSSAPTRHSRYLPDSSPRYRALKHTPDALIEVCPDAALFAGDFAVRIGGSPQHPKPAPSGAALVLDYGTADTVPVNSLRGIRHHRLVSPFAAPGLVDLSADVDFTALADAALRASPAVEVHGPVPQADFLELMGIRERADMLAKGAPKPVADTVEKACRRLVDRGPNGMGKVYKALAILPENDGRRRPVGFGGDVRG, encoded by the exons ATGAGGCCCTCTACGATTGCAGCCAGCCCCAGGGCGCTCGGGCGCCTGAGTGGACGGTACtttggcggccgcgggctcggcgtccgGAGCTTGTCGCAGTCatgccgcctcctcgagttgcagcagcggccgcagcaaGAGGAGCGAAAgtggtcgacgccgctggcGAAGCAGCTCTTCGAGGCCATCTCG ACGACAGGCCCGGTGCCGCTGGCCAGCTACATGCGCATGTGCCTGACGGGCGACGTGGGCGGCTACTacagcggcgccatcgggGAGGGGCGCGACCAGTTCGGCGCAAAGGGCGACTTCATCACGTCGCCCGAGATCTCGCAGGTGTttggcgagctcgtcggcgtgtgGTTCATCGCCGAGTGGATCAGCCAGGGGCGCCCGAAGCAGGGCGTGCAGCTCATTGAGGTCGGTCCGGGGCGGGGGACGCTCATGGACGATGTATTACGG ACCGTGCAGCGCTtccccgccatggccagcgccgtcgactcCGTCTTCATGGTCGAGGCCAgccgcgccctgcgcgacgcccagAAGACGCTGCTCTGCGGGCCCGACGCCCCCTCCACCGAGTCCAAGGTCGGCTACCACAGCACCGGCAAGCATCTCGGCAAGCCGATCGTGTGGACCGAGACCATCAAGTCCATCCCCatag AGCCGGACAAGATGCCCTTCATCGTGGCCCACGAGTTCTTCGACGCCCTCCCCATCCACGCCTTTCAGACTGCTCCCGCCAAGCAGACGAAGCCCGCACCAGGGGCCGTGGCCaaggaacagcagcagcagcagcagcagcaaggcgaTAACCATGGCCCTCCGACGCTAGAGTGGCGCGAGATGATGGTCTCGCCCGTCCCTCCGGCTGCTCTCGCTCCTCCCAtcaccctcaccaccaccagcacgacatcatcatcatcctcctcctcctcctcctcctcctcctccgtcaacgacgacacccaggccgcttcctcctctccgccaGAGTTCCAGCTCAtcctctcctccgccccGACCCGCCACTCGCGCTACCTCCCCGACTCCTCCCCGCGCTACCGCGCCCTCAAGCACACCCCCGACGCCCTCATCGAGGTCtgccccgacgccgccctcttcgccggcGACTTCGCCGTCCGCATCGGCGGGTCCCCCCAGCACCCCAAGCCCGCccccagcggcgccgccctcgtcctcgactacggcaccgccgacaccgtcCCCGTCAACTCCCTCCGCGGcatccgccaccaccgcctcgtcaGCCCCTTCGCCGcccccggcctcgtcgaccttagcgccgacgtcgacttcaccgccctcgccgatgccgccctccgcgccagccccgccgtcgaggtccacGGGCCCGTCCCCCAGGCCGACTTCCTCGAGCTCATGGGCAtccgcgagcgcgccgacaTGCTCGCAAAGGGCGCCCccaagcccgtcgccgacaccgTCGAAAAGGCCTGCaggcgcctcgtcgaccgcgGGCCAAACGGCATGGGAAAGGTGTACAaggccctcgccatcctACCTGAGAAtgacgggcgccgacggcccgtGGGCTTTGGTGGAGATGTTCGGGGTTAG
- a CDS encoding uncharacterized protein (SECRETED:SignalP(1-23~SECRETED:cutsite=AAG-SA~SECRETED:prob=0.4359)~TransMembrane:1 (n6-17c25/26o269-293i)~EggNog:ENOG503PEBE) has translation MRPAPALLQLAVCLSSVTPFAAGSAWPGWLPDKAALVVRADSAATQTATATGDSATKTGSPSASQTDGGQGKDLNTAEPTQSGETASETGTQTGKKTGKGTGKATGTKTSKGDTHETFAPDSPPGGVSMLTPAPNLQPTPLYKIGDDVTWSWNYTSLQGTPTAIDVLVSCSAASNTWTLTSNMTFETSVNYVWGTKKQAESAQNPLLTEMYTLIVKDSETQITSAPEPGYLGTWQQFRFGLYSAQPYVPYSEWKCTGCSDGASLFDRQALGLAVSMSVVTFLSFTWFVAGLGLH, from the exons ATGCGtcccgccccggccctgcTGCAACTGGCCGTGTGCCTGTCGTCCGTCACTCCGTTCGCTGCTGGCTCAGcatggcctggctggctgcctgacaaggccgctctcgtcgtccGTGCTGATTCCGCCGCGACTCAGACAGCAACTG CTACCGGTGACTCTGCCACGAAGACGGGCAGCCCGTCAGCAAGCCAGACTGATGGGGGTCAAGGGAAGGACCTCAACACGGCGGAGCCTACACAGTCCGGCGAGACTGCCTCTGAGACCGGCACGCAGACCGGCAAGAAGACTGGAAAGGGGACCGGCAAGGCGACCGGCACCAAGACAAGCAAGGGCGACACTCACGAAACGTTTGCGCCCGACTCGCCACCGGGCGGCGTCAGTATGCTCACCCCGGCTCCGAACCTGCAACCAACGCCTCTGTATAAGATCGGAGACGACGTCACCTGGAGCTGGAACTACACCTCCCTGCAAGGGACCCCGACTGCCATCGATGTGCTCGTCAGCTGCTCCGCTGCCAGCAACACATGGACGCTCACGAGCAACATGACCTTTGAGACATCGGTCAACTACGTCTGGGGGACCAAGAAGCAAGCCGAATCGGCCCAGAACCCTCTTCTGACTGAAATGTACACGCTCATCGTCAAGGACTCGGAGACCCAAATTACTTCAGCTCCGGAGCCTGGATACTTGGGTACATGGCAGCAGTTCAGGTTCGGCCTGTACTCCGCCCAGCCGTATGTTCCCTACAGCGAGTGGAAGTGCACCGgctgcagcgacggcgcTTCCCTGTTCGACAGACAggctctcggcctcgccgtgtcGATGAGCGTCGTCACGTTTCTGAGTTTCACGTGgttcgtcgccggcctgggaCTCCATTGA